In Liolophura sinensis isolate JHLJ2023 chromosome 2, CUHK_Ljap_v2, whole genome shotgun sequence, a genomic segment contains:
- the LOC135462915 gene encoding putative zinc finger protein 66 — METEGASLTNTTGVWSIKVEADDATDEPQVWYVVKQEDDHESEDELRSAESLQDNTPSQGMSVDGTLPQNDWKTEEKYTPHQQPSSVVCMTTVGTKTMYDSEVGAVMPSTEPVTNSERDIIPNNGQLSQNVKTEPIEADMLECGAGTCPETVDSDVTNFEIHTTEMPKFGSSTAHVVLSTPDAWHIEENPLMCEICGIGFKYPSKLRRHTRIHTGERPHTCDICGKTFTEAFKLKNHRYSHLDVKPYTCEVCGKGFSYSSNLYHHKVIHSEERSFSCDICGKSFKLMLTLKRHRGIHTGEKPHVCKVCNKSFTQTSQLKNHIRIHTCEKPFFCEICCQTFTNSYSLNNHKRKHKRKKRQEEDVRRLGEAGQGINAERQAVKVSDLTDKVASCSSHVRAKCQTILSLLLSDSASNLSQKGKVAS, encoded by the coding sequence ATGGAGACAGAAGGTGCTTCCCTGACAAATACAACAGGTGTCTGGTCCATAAAGGTAGAAGCTGACGATGCTACAGATGAACCTCAGGTGTGGTATGTCGTCAAGCAAGAAGATGACCATGAGTCTGAGGATGAATTACGCTCTGCAGAAAGCCTTCAAGATAACACTCCGTCACAGGGTATGTCAGTTGATGGAACTCTCCCACAAAATGACtggaaaactgaagaaaaatatacaCCACATCAGCAGCCATCATCAGTAGTATGTATGACCACGGTGGGTACAAAGACTATGTATGATTCTGAAGTGGGTGCTGTGATGCCAAGTACAGAACCTGTGACGAATTCAGAAAGGGATATTATTCCTAACAACGGCCAGTTGTCACAAAATGTGAAGACAGAACCTATCGAAGCAGACATGCTAGAATGTGGGGCAGGTACTTGTCCAGAAACGGTtgacagtgatgtcacaaacTTTGAGATACATACAACAGAAATGCCAAAGTTTGgatcaagtacagctcatgtaGTCTTATCCACGCCAGACGCCTGGCACATAGAAGAAAATCCTTTAATGTGCGAAATCTGCGGGATTGGTTTTAAGTACCCGAGCAAGTTGAGGAGGCACACGCGAATACATACAGGGGAAAGGCCCCACACCTGCGATATATGCGGTAAAACTTTCACGGAAGCCTTCAAGTTGAAGAACCACAGGTACAGTCACCTTGACGTGAAGCCCTATACGTGCGAGGTCTGCGGAAAGGGCTTCTCATACTCGTCAAACCTATACCACCACAAGGTGATCCATTCCGAAGAGAGGAGCTTCTCGTGCGACATTTGTGGGAAGAGCTTCAAGCTGATGTTAACCCTGAAGAGACACAGAGGGATCCACACGGGCGAGAAACCGCACGTATGCAAAGTGTGCAACAAGAGTTTCACGCAGACTTCTCAGTTGAAAAACCACATCAGGATTCACACGTGTGAGAAACCTTTTTTCTGCGAGATCTGCTGTCAGACTTTCACAAATTCCTACTCGCTGAATAACCACAAAAggaaacacaaaagaaaaaaacgacaAGAAGAGGATGTAAGACGACTGGGGGAGGCCGGGCAAGGAATAAATGCTGAGCGACAAGCGGTGAAAGTGTCCGACTTGACGGATAAAGTAGCGTCATGTTCGAGTCATGTGCGCGCGAAATGTCAAACAATTCTGAGTCTGCTTCTGAGTGACAGTGCATCCAATCTGAGTCAAAAAGGCAAGGTTGCTTCTTGA
- the LOC135462904 gene encoding uncharacterized protein LOC135462904: MTDTFVSVQLFNSVSLLHLLIIPVTNVTDVLLNSTAQPVTPATTSDTAIYVYVLAGLGGTCALLLLLMGIIFASCQVEKRKTKRANRRATSSPVGQDGRVTNGLSAMPTLFDYSFPFPARQMRENATMSASLGKLANRMDQNRTGVNTERLRKEGFENKGFLPSEDSGAGSISTVFLSSRGGDDAMREENIVTNNVYAHRIDPISGDDIHVDDEEMLPPQIGTGTTGASLHMYDNSPRRMASQSTSSSYSDVFKYPTSAITRF, encoded by the exons ATGACAGACACCTTTGTGTCAGTTCAACTATTCAATTCCGTGTCTTTATTACACCTTCTTATTATTCCAGTGACCAACGTGACAGACGTGCTACTGAACTCTACGGCGCAACCAG TAACACCGGCCACGACATCGGACACAGCGATTTACGTATACGTTTTGGCCGGTTTAGGAGGCACCtgtgcgttgttgttgttgctgatgGGTATTATATTTGCGAG CTGTCAagttgaaaaaagaaaaaccaagcGAGCGAATAGAAGAGCCACGTCATCACCAGTTGGTCAGGACGGAAGAGTGACAAATGGTCTCAGCGCTATGCCTACTTTGTTTGACTACTCGTTCCCGTTTCCGGCCCGCCAAATGCGCGAGAATGCAACAATGAGTGCGAGCTTGGGGAAATTAGCAAACAGGATGGACCAAAATCGTACTGGGGTGAACACTGAGCGACTGCGGAAAGAGGGCTTTGAAAACAAAGGCTTTCTTCCATCGGAGGACTCCGGTGCGGGTTCCATCAGCACTGTGTTCCTTTCCAGCCGAGGCGGCGACGATGCTATGCGTGAAGAGAATATTGTGACCAACAATGTGTACGCCCATAGAATCGATCCTATCAGTGGAGATGACATCCACGTGGACGATGAGGAAATGCTGCCGCCGCAAATCGGAACGGGTACAACTGGTGCCTCCCTGCATATGTACGACAACTCTCCCAGAAGGATGGCGTCTCAATCGACCTCAAGCTCATACTCCGATGTGTTTAAATATCCAACGAGCGCGATAACTCGGTTCTAG